The genomic stretch tggtgggacagactgtgtccaacctgatatgcctgtacccaccccagcgcttagtacaatgcctgacacctagttaagtgcttaacaaataccccagtattattatctctaccctctcccccaaccccaggaccCTGGCATCCAGCTCCTCCATCTCTTATTCTCCTCTTGCCCAGCTCCTTCTCAACTCAAGGACCCAGGAGACAAAGCTTCCAGTCCTATAGCCAAAGGAGGCCAGGCCGGGCCACTCTATCCCCGTTTGATCCCGAGAGTCCACGGAGCCACCTCTCTCTGTGTGGACACAGAGTCTGTGTGTGTTTGGCACCTGGCTCCTGTCCAGGACGGCAGGTCAGGCTGGACAGTGAGCAGGCCCGCCCCAAACTCCGAGCTTGCAGGACTCCTCGGGAGGTCCTCTGTCCTGACTGAGGCCCTCTCAAAGATCCTAAGAGACCAACCCCTCACCTCTGGCTCTCCCCCTCCacagcttccccttcccccacgtaCCCCCCACCTCTCTTGtctccagctctccccactttcccaacCCTTCAGCCCGGCTTCTGTTGGGGACCCAGGCATCCTCTCTGCTAGCTTCTAGCTCTCTCCTAATTTATGCTCCACCACTGGCTGTTCTcagcctccccccttctcccattctttcccatctcccccccccgcctccctgcccAGCTTCTCTatcctcccccctgccctgtcctcagcccacccccctcacctcccacccaggGCTCTGCCCTCACCACCGCACCCACCTGcccggggagaaaaagagaaacacagagaggGGTTCAGAACACTTACCTTGTTGGtcccttgccccttctccctcttagcCCCCCACCACAAACCTCCCCTGGGTGCCCTGCCCTCAAGCCCCACCCCTGCAGCCCCCCAAAAGCCAAGCAACCCCACCCCGGGGGTCCAGGGCCGAGGGACAGCTCACATACCCGTTGGCTGCGATCTGAGGAGCCGATTGCTGATGGgagagggggtcgggggagaagggATCGTGACAGGGTGGGACGAAGGAAAGAGCCAGAGGCGGAGGATGAGAAAGAGatgaagagacagaggaagaaagggagagaagaagaggcagaggagaagaggaggacgaggagaggggaTAAGGGAAAAAGCCTTTAGCATCCCCCAAActttctgatctctctccctccatccctgccctccttaGCTCCAGCCTCACTGCCgtcatctctcccccatcctctttccccagATTTCGGCCCTTGGacaccccccacccttctcccccaatcccattctccctcctcctgcacacctctctcctcctctggctcaAGCGAACCCCCTATAGAAGAAAgaccatgtccatcctgattctctctgacccatcccagtgcttagttccccaacaaataccgttaattattatttttcctagCCTTACCCCTAACTgcagcccctcccttctctcgGGATCCTGATTCCGGGTGCCACTGTCCCCCAGgggcccacccccggctccccaacacacacacctggCTGCGCCTCCGCTCATGCTGATGCTGTTTCTCCACCGGATCTTCCCAGGGCTGGCCCTGGGGGTCAGTAGCTGGCGGCTGCCAGCCGCTGTAGAACACAGGGGTGTAGAGGGCGGCCTCCGACGCGGGCAGCTCCAGCCTGGAGGAGAGAATGGGTCGGGGCTTGCTTCCTTCTTGGGGATAAGCCCCCCTCCAACCCAGTCTGGGACCCGGATCGAACCCTAATCCATCGatagcatttgctgagtgctttcagggggccgagctctgtactgagtgcctacaggGGTGAAGAGttctgtattgagtgcctacaaggAGCAGAGCTCTGTATCGAGTGCctacagggaagcggcgtggcgcagtggaaagagcacgggctttggagtcagggctcatgagttcgaatcccagctctgccacttgtcagctgtgtgactgtgggcaagtcacttaacttctctgtgcctcagttccctcatctataaaatggggattaagactgtgagccccacgtgggacaacctgattcccctgtgtctaccccagcgcttagaacagtgctctgcacatagtaagcgcttaacaaataacaacattattacagGGGGCAGAGCTCTATCCCTAGTGCCTAAAGGGTAGAGAACTCTGCACTGAGTGTcttcaatcgatcacatttatgaagtgcttactgtgtgcagagcactgttgcatGTGAGAGTACCAtatatttggtagacatgttccctgcccataatgatcttagagtctggtgggggagactaCAAggggcagggctctgtactgagcgcctacagtggcagagctctgaactgagcactagggagaattCAAGAGAGTAAGGAGACACGATCCTACTTTCAAGGAACTTCCAGCCTACCCAGGGAGGTAGATATTTAAATATAGCCCTTGGTTTCGGGGGCCCCGGGTCCCCACCCACTGTGACTCCACTCCCACCCAAGACCCCCACCGCTAATACCGGGATTTGGTCCAGAAATCTCCAAGGGAGGCCCAGAGGGCACTCTCCTGGGGGTTTAGGGTCTCCCGCAGCAGCGTCACCGCCTCCCCGGTCAGCTGAGGCCGCCGGATGTCCTCCGCAAATTTGGGACCCCCCGACGTGTCCACCATCTGTGGGGGAGGAGGTCACCGAAGGGATCTCCAGGCTGCCCCCCGGCACCCCCAGTTCCCAGAACTCCCTCGGGGTGGCTCGCCACAGCCGTTCTGCCTCCGTGCCAGCCCAGCCAGATGGGGTTTGCCCTCCCCTAAGATTTTGGTGCAAGAAGGGGCCcagctcctctctctccactgggccaaggATTTCTGCTTCCCCTACCCCTACCACGCCCCCCAGCTTCTGCGACGTCACCCCACCCACCGCCCCGCTCTGGTCCTCCCTCCCGAGGGGCAGAACCagaagccccccccccgcctcagaccttccccagccccaaccccgccCCGACTTTCCATTACCATTTGCAGGGGCCCGAACAGGAAGTGCAGCAGCTCCTGGGAGGAGGGGTTGGTGATGTTGGATCGGAGCCGAGCCTGAAACACGGGGGTTGTGGGAGACCCCAAGAGGTCAAGGGATCCCTAGTGGACGCtgccccctgactcccgggcctgaagGCTCcttcctacccccaccccaacttGAGGCAGGAGACTCCAGCCCTCTGGGTGGTGAACAAATGAGTAAGTCGTCGTGTCCCCTCGTCCTCCatccccgtccccctctcctgGCCCTCGGTTTTCTCACCAGTAAGCTGAAAGAGTACTTGATCTTCTGCAGGATGTCTGTATACTCGCCCACAGAGGGGGGCTTGGAGCGCAGCGTGAGAAGACCCTCTGGGGGAAGGAGCAGCGGAAGGCACAatcaggtggggagaggcaggggtgtgaAAGCCAAAGAAgacaagaagagagagaggggagggcgagGTGCCAGAGGAgccaagagcttaacaaataccacacattattattcttgtaaaaCCCAAGAGgcaacaaagtaataataatgctatttgttaagtgctaagcaaatcaggttggacacagtctctgtcccacagtctcacagtcccctatttacagatgagggaactgaggcccagagaagtgaagtgactttcccaaggtcacatagacaagagagaagcagcagggcctactggccaggctggggagtcagaggtcgtgggttccaatcccggctccgccacttgtctgccgagggagcttgggtaaatcacttcacttctctgggcctcagtcccctcatctgtaaaatggggattaagactccgcgagggacaatctgatgattcattcattagcatttattgagcgcttactatgtgcagagcactgtactaagcacttggaatgtgcaaatcggtaacagagacagtccctgccctttgacgggcttacagtctaattagagacagacaaaaacaatagcaataaatagaatcaaggggatgaacatctcattaaaacaatagcatataaatacccccccccagcgcttagaacggtgcttggcacatagtaaatgctaaagcacatgggtttaggagtcagaggtcataggttctaatcccggctccaccacctgtcagccgtataactctgggccagtcacttctctgtgccacagttccctcatctgtaaaatggggatgaggcctgtgagcctcacgtgggacaacccgatgaccctgcatctcccccagcgcttaagaacagtgctcggcacacagcaagcgcttaaataccaacattattattccgaaataccatcagcattatgactactaagtggcagagctggaattagaccccatgaccttgtgaGGCTCCATCccctgggccgtgccgcttccaaCGGTTGGGTCCTGGGGAGGAAGAGATTGGGGGGGAAAGCTGGTGGGGGGGTCCGGGCGGGCTTCCCTCACCTCCGGCCGTCCTCCGCCGGGCTCGCCGGCCCCGCTCGCGGTGCTCCAGGACCCGGGAGGCCTCGGCCGCCTTCTGCAGCTTGCCCACGAAGCTCTCCACGTCGTCGAACACGTGGTTGAGGAgggcctggagggggcggggcgggggccggtcgTGGGCGTGGTCACAttcaggccacgccccctggcGGTCACGCCCCCTGGCGGTCACGCCCCCTGGCGGTCACGCCCCCTGGCGGTCACGCCCCCTGGCGGTCACGCCCCCTGGCGGTCACGCCCCCTGGCGGTCACGCCCCCTGGCGGTCACGCCCCGCATCACTCACCACGTCCCTTTCGGCCTGCACACTGGCTGCGTCCGCCGCCGGCCGCGAGGCTCCtgcgggaggtggggcggggcttAGAGACAACGCCCCGTTGATTGGCTGTCAGGATGAGCCGCCGCCCTCCTATTGGTCCGCCCTCCtgtcgctcccccctccccacctgctctctcaccctcctcctccagggggcgCTCCGCGGGCTCCGCGGGCTGGCGGGCGAGGACCACGCGGGTGGAGGCCCGGCGGTGCAGAGGGGAGGCCTCGGCGCTGTGGGGCGCGGGCGGCCGGCTCAGCTCCTCCTCAGTGGCCCTAAGGAGGACGACAGAAGGCgaagaataatcatcatcataatgatgatggcacttgttaataatgtcggtatttgttaagcgcttactatgtgcagagcagtggtctaagcgctgggggagatacagggtcatcaggtcgtcccacgtgaggctcacagttaatccccattttacagatgaggtcagtgaggcacagagaagtgaggtgacttgcccacagtcacacagctggggagtcgaactcatgacctctgactccgaagcccaggctctttccactgagccatgttgcttccccggcagcttgttaagcacctactatgtgcaaagcaccgttctaagcgctggggaggatacgaggagcccctgggactcccggtcttcatgcccattttccagatgaggtcaccgaggcccagagaagtgagcgctcaataaatactattgaacgaaggaagcgacttgcccaaagccagccAGCTGACAaaagacagagccgggatttgaacccatgatcaacAGAGAGCCGGAGGGAgactggggcggagggggggacccTACCTGAGGGCGGCCGCTCTCCGGTCTCCGCTGCCGGAGCGGTAAGCCTGCAGGGCTCCGGTGATGTCCTCTCGGATCAGCTCCGCCTGTCGATCAGGCCCTTCAGGCCTCGCCCACCCGACCCTCCCCCGTGCTCAGCCCCACGGGTTTCCCGAGGGGACGCCCACCCCGGGCATCCGACCCTGGCATCCACCCCGTCctacccttctctcctcccactgggTCCCGGGCCCGCCCTGAATACTAAcattgctggtatttgttaagcgctttctatgtggcaaacaccattctaagcgctggggtgaacaagtggttccacatggggctcacaatcttcatccccatttgacagatgagggaactgaggcccagagaagtgaagcgactcgcccaaagtcccccagctgaccagcggcggaggcgggattggaacccgtgatctctgactcccaagcccgggctttttccactgagccacgttgcttcgccCTTCACACCGACCTCACCCTCCGCCTCCTTCTCCGCTGCTCCTTCCCCCGTCCTGCCCCCTCTACCCCTTCAGGCCccgcccgtcctcctccccctccccccagtccctgACCCCGGGGCcctcccgacccctgacccctgaccccgaggCTGAGGCACTGGAAGAAATGGACATCGGGCTGAAGCCGGTCGGGCTCCTGGCAGACGAGGAGCAGCAGGGAGCGGGTCTGGCCCGTGGGCAGGATGGTGTCGCAACGGACGATGGAGCTCAAGGCGTAAGACTCCAGCTCCTCCTGCGCCGGGCGGGGGAGGACGAGGTCAGGGGCAAGGAAGGGCCTCGTCGTCCACACCCTCACCCTCACAACAACCTCCTTCAGCGTGGGCGAAGCCAAcaaacccttccctctcctcctccgttGGGACacagccgcccccaccccccgaagacgccctcccgcctcggccGTGCCCCCTTTCAGGccgcccctcctcaccccaccccctcaccctcatccccaccttGGAGTCCACGTCCAGCAGTTTGACGTGCGCGCTGGACACCTGCAGCAGCATCTCCTGGGCCCAGACCCTGGCCTGGGCGTCCATGGCCGCCAGTTTCCGGGTGGCGTCCTCCACTGTGTGCACCCCATCATCCTCGCCCAAGCAGAACGTCACCAGATgctgaggggcgggaggggagatgcGGTCGGAGGGCGACCCTCCCTCACCCACTCTCCCCAAGTGTGTTTCTTCTTGCgaaccccaccccccggcccttgtcatacacacacacactcacgttGACTGCGTACTGGGACACATCAGCCATGACCACGGTGGAATATTTCTTCCTCTGTTCTGTGAGGGCGAGGAGGGACGGTGACCCCAGGCAGCCGGGCTCCCCGgcccactgcccccctcccctttcctctcctcccccggcccccgggaacGGTCTCGCAGCCAGATGTAGGCGCTGCCCGGGGACCGGTCCGACCAGAGCTTAGTGGTTACCgagtccaattcccacctgtgtgttctctcccagcgcttagtacagtgctcggcacacagtaagcacttccaaAATACCATGACCTTTAAACTTGCAGGACCCACAGAGCTCCCCGGGGGGTGTAGGCCCACACTCACCGTAGATGGACTTGGCGCTGGGTTTGGGGGCCACATCCAGCctggaggagttggagaagaggcggGGATGAGCTGACCTGGGAACCCCGAGTGACccgcttccctcccacctcctgggtGAGGGAAAGAGTAAGTCTGCTTTGGTCTTTGGAGGGAAAATGCCAGGGATCTGGACCCGGACTTCTGGTGGTCtacagggagtggggagaaggagggagaaggggacagacCACTCACCCATGTGTGGAGCTCATTCTGCTGTGACCCCAAGGGTCCTGGCTCCccagctgtgggacagggacagggtggaggaagagaaggaggaagaggaggcaacgGCAGTGTATTcagctctgccccacccccaagtcTGAACCCAGCCTTCAGTTCCCCCCAAAACCCCTGACCCAAGCCCCCAACTTGCTTCTCTCAGAGGCCACAGCATCCTGTCCCTCAGGCCCCCCCACAGAAAACGGggagccctcctcccctgcctcagtcctccccaccctcagggtCCATCTCCCTCACCCCCGCTCCTTGCCCACTCCGTCGCGGGAccggggcagggggcgaggggagggggacaaCTAGGCAACTAACGGGGCAACTTCCCTCGGTCCTCAGAGATTCCAGGGACCCTGAAAGAGTTCTTGTTTCTCTGCTGAAGCAGCGGCCCCCGGGGCCAGGGGACGTGAAGGCCAGCGGCCGGAGGGTCTAGAGCCGGGGCCTGCTTTGGTCCCCACATTCCCTCCATCCTACTGAACCCGCTGAgccggaggaagagaggaagagggacggTCCCGCTCCCTCCTACTCATCCAGGCTCTGGGACTTCCGTTGCCCCCTTCCCCATTCTCCTGCCCCTGGGCCTGGCCCCGGTCGAGGAGTCTGGCCATTACAGAAGTGGCCAGATGCCCCTCTGTGCATGTTTGGTTGTTGGGAAAAGGACCAGCCTCACGGCAGGGATTGAGGAAGGGGACTGGTACGACCGCCAGCCTCATCCCACAGCCCACCATCCCCCCAGGGGAGCAAGACCCCCCAACGATGAGGGGGGAGGGTCCTCCCGTGTCGTGTCTCCGGCCCAGGACTCACCTGGGGGGTTTGGCGGGGTCCGGCTCAGCCCCTCTGCGGAGAGGCTGCGGGTGTGAGAAGAGGAGACTGGGTTCCTGGGCGTCCCCTGGCCGTTCGGGCCCCTCCCTCCGAGTGTCCGGGGATGTGGCCTCCTCCCTCACCAGTTTGAGGTTTGGGCTCCTGCTCGAAACCGCGTCATTGAGGAGCTGCGGGGCTCCACCCCCGCATACCTGAGCCCTCACCTGGCCGGGAGTGccgcgggtggggcgggggaaggggggaagcccgggttccgggactgcgggcgggggtggggggggaggctgagggatccgagacccccccagcccggggaggaggggtcgggggacGGTTGGCTGGGAAGATGCCTGGGTCCTGAAAAGAGGGGACTAAGGGAGGCGAGCTGGGAAGTGGGGCCCGGACGcctgggtcccgggggggggggggggtggaggctaGGACCGCtaagagaagtaacgtggcttaatggaaagagcatggtctcaggtgtcagaggtcatgggttctaatcccagctctgccactcgtcagctgggtgacggtaggcaagctacttaacttctctgtgcctcagtgacctcacctgttaaatggggatgaagacttgtgagcctcacgtgggacgacctgatgacccggtatctcccccagcgcttagaacagtgctctgcacataggaagcgcttaacaaataccaacattattattattgttaagagcgGTGAGCCGGGAAGTGGGGCCGGACGCCTGGGTCCCAGGCGTTAATGGCTAAACAGGGAGAGCGAgttgggagggaggtggtggggacaAGCAAGGCCAAGGTAATTACGTGACCCAAACTGGTCCCCGCCCAGAATCCTGACCTACAACCAAAGAGTCACAACCCAGCGGGGTCAgaaacacacaccctccccccaataacaacacacacacacaaacacacgtacGCATCTTCAAAACACACACCTCCTCATCCCAACACACAAACATAAACCCACCTTCACACCGACACACACACCCGCACCCCAAAACATatatagaagcagcgaggctcggtgacgagggcttgggcgtcggaggttgtgggttctaattccaactccgccatttatcggctgtgtgacttcgggcaaatcacttcacttctctgtgcctcaattacctcatctgtaaaatggtgatgaagactgtgggacacgtgggacaacctgatgagcttgtatctaccccagcgcttagaacagggcttgacacatagtaagcgcttaacaaaatgccattatgtatacatatatatatatatatcttcacaCATACACAATCACACAACCTCACACACGTTCAGACTCGGAGCCACATGCAGATCCATGTCCTTACACAGACTTACTTACTATTGATTAtgttattgatgctattgatctaCTGGTttccttttgttgtctgtctccccccatctagacggtgagcccgtggtgggcagggattgtctccatttgagGCTGAATTGTGcggccccagcgctcagcacagtgctctgcccacagtgagcgctcaataaatacgaatgaatgggtGAACTTACTCCGGCTCGGAGTGCTGAGAAAGGCCCAGAAAATATTTCTCGTTTCCTCGAAGGAGACACCGAGGCGGGCGGGGGAGAGCGGGGCTGCCCCGGCGGTGTCAGCGGCCTTGGTTTCCCTCTccgagcgggaggagggggcggaggggccccCGGGACCCTGACCTCGTCCCGGAaccggctccggccccgccccggctcctGTTTGGGCGGCCCGGGCTGCAGGTGGAGAccgaaacctggtcctctcccggcCTCATTCCTTCCGCCCcagtttcctccttccctctccgcccACTGCGGCCCGGGCCTCGGTGGCCCCGCtggtctcccccaacccctttcctgagcacccccccaccccccttcctgagcactccccacccctcccactccccaacccccgcAGCCGCACGGGACGGACCTGGGACGCGGCCCCTCCCCAATATCCGACGTCCTCAGCCCCTCCTGGGACCCAAGGTTCATCtgtattcatggagcgcttagggggtgcagagcattcattcattcaaacgtatttactgagcgctgattgggtgcagatcactgtacaaagcgcttggaaagtacaattagactgagagagagacagtccccgcccaacaacgggctcgcagtctagaaggggggaggtgggcaacaaaacaaagcaaagagggagccacacctctccccaccccccgaggtTCCCTGGACTGGgttgggggccgggccggcggcgctGGGGAGGACTCCCCCGGGGCGGGGTGGACGCCCCTCGGGAtgcccggggagggcggggataagagggaaggaaggaatgccGGAGTTCCACTTGTTTACTCAGACGGAGCAGGTGCACCGTGTCTCCGGTCCACCCGCCCTCCTATCCGCCCTCTTGTCCGCCCACACGCCCCGGCCCGGTCCCTAAAAggagggaggggtcccggggATGAGCCGGAAAGGAGGGGAGCTGATGGGTCCCAAGTTTCCCCAAGCGGACGCGTGGTCTGGGAATcgggacttgcgttctaattcccgctccaccactcatctgctgtgtgacctcgggcagctcacttcacctctccgtgcctcagttacctcaacggtaaaatggggacgaagactgtcgACCCCATgcgggacgtgaactgtgtcccaACCGATTACCTGCTGTCGATTCCAACGCTTAGACTagcgcccgacacatagtaagcgcttaacgcaaaaaaaaaaggagggggggggagggtcgggattggaacccagctccttctgccttgcaggcccgtgctctatcctgtaggccaCGCCccttctgcacagtgctctgcataaagcagcCGTTTGATACGATCTGTTACAGCGACTGCGCTtggccggggtccccgggggatgGTCCCCGGCAGGGGCAGCGGGTCAGGTGGGCACGGAGGCCCCCCTACGACCCCCTCCCCGGCTAAAAGCCCCCTTGGGCCGCGGCTGGGGGGAGGAGCGGGTCAACGGGGCGGGGAAGGACTGGacggggggcgggacgggccggggcgggggaggattggacggaggaggggaaggactggacggggaggggaagaaccGGACGGGGAGGTGCTGGGCGGAGGGTTGTGGGTCTGGTCCGGTTGTTGTCCGGGGGCGGCAGAGCCCTGTCCTTCCCGCGGCCAGGCCAGGACGGGGTGCAGCGTGGGGAGAACagcggggatggggatggggatggggatggagatgggaatgGGATGGCGAGGGATTCGCGGGGCTCCGCCGAGCGAAGGGGACGGGCAGGGGGAGCCCAGGACCTGGCGCGAAAACCCACTCCACCCCCTGTTCTAATtacggtacttggtaagcgcttactaagtgccaggcactgttttgagcactggagtagatagggaagcagcagcctgacttagtggaaagagcatg from Ornithorhynchus anatinus isolate Pmale09 chromosome 10, mOrnAna1.pri.v4, whole genome shotgun sequence encodes the following:
- the EPS8L1 gene encoding epidermal growth factor receptor kinase substrate 8-like protein 1, which codes for MSSTHGLDVAPKPSAKSIYEQRKKYSTVVMADVSQYAVNHLVTFCLGEDDGVHTVEDATRKLAAMDAQARVWAQEMLLQVSSAHVKLLDVDSKEELESYALSSIVRCDTILPTGQTRSLLLLVCQEPDRLQPDVHFFQCLSLGAELIREDITGALQAYRSGSGDRRAAALRATEEELSRPPAPHSAEASPLHRRASTRVVLARQPAEPAERPLEEEGERAGGEGGATGGRTNRRAAAHPDSQSTGPSRPAADAASVQAERDVALLNHVFDDVESFVGKLQKAAEASRVLEHRERGRRARRRTAGEGLLTLRSKPPSVGEYTDILQKIKYSFSLLARLRSNITNPSSQELLHFLFGPLQMMVDTSGGPKFAEDIRRPQLTGEAVTLLRETLNPQESALWASLGDFWTKSRLELPASEAALYTPVFYSGWQPPATDPQGQPWEDPVEKQHQHERRRSQQSAPQIAANGHTDSDPRSEQQPEGKWVRCNYDFQARNSSELSVSHRDVLEVLDDSRKWWKVRDQWGKEGFVPYNILSPHPGPRPHNGLHGQNPSPGRSVPQIGTPPPPRAPAPSRPRWGSSDNIYLDPADKEKFSQLLSVNEELVERLAHGRPGGGPRPPASPRTPEPHLSPRSGAAEVRVWLEHKGFGPQTVSALGVLTGAQLFSLQKEEFKAVSPEEGARLYSQVTVQRALLEDSEKVSELEAAMEKQKKKVEGPGPVDGDIM